Below is a genomic region from Brassica oleracea var. oleracea cultivar TO1000 chromosome C9, BOL, whole genome shotgun sequence.
TAATCTGTTAACCGGTCTCGTCCCTAATGTAATAGGGAAGCTAAGAGAGCTTCTTGTTCTTGATTTGTCTGAGAACAGTTATTTAGTTAGCGAGATCCCTTCTTCTATTGGGAAGCTAGACAAGCTCGAACACCTTCTCCTCCACAGGTCAGGCTTCCACGGAGGGATCCCCACTTCGTTTGCCGGTTTAACGAGCTTAAAAGTATTGGACTTGTGTCTCAACAACCTCACCGGTGAGATCACTCGTTCTTTAGGGACTTCTTCTCTTAAGAGCTTGGTCTCTCTCGACGTGTCTCAGAACAAGCTAACAGGCTCTTTCCCTGGCGGCGTGTGCAGTGGGAAGAGCCTTGTTAGCCTCTCGCTCCATTCTAATTTGTTCCAAGGTTCGTTGCCTAGCTCTATCGGTGAGTGTCTTAGTCTTGAGAGGCTTCAAGTGCAGGAGAACGGATTCTCTGGTGAGTTTCCGGTTAAGCTATGGTCGTCACCGAAGATTAAGATAATTAGAGCTGGTGATAATAGATTCACAGGTCAAGTTCCTGAGTCTATCTCTTTGGCTTCATCACTAGAGCAAGTTGAGATAGATAACAACTCATTCTCCGGTGAGATCCCACACGGTCTTGGACTTATCAAGAACTTGTATAAGTTCTCTGCTTCTGAAAACAAGTTTGATGGAGAGTTACCAACAAACTTCTGCGACTCGCCTTCCCTCAGCATTGTCAACATCTCTCACAATACTCTCTCAGGGAAGATCCCTGAGATCAAGAACTGCAAGAAGCTTGTCTCTTTGTCTCTTGCAGGGAATGGTTTTACCGGAGAGATACCAAAATCGCTAGCTGAGTTACACGTTCTGACATACCTTGATCTGTCTGCTAATAAGCTCACCGGTTCGATCCCTCGAGAGCTGCAGAGCCTGAAGCTCGCTCTCTTCAACGTGTCGTACAATAAGTTATCAGGCGAGGTGCCTCCCTCTCTTGTCTCCGGCTTGCCCGCTTCCTTCCTGCAAGGCAATCCGGGGCTTTGCGGCCCCGGTTTGCCTCGTTCCTCTTGCTCCTCTGGCCGGTCTAGCTTCCGTATAGCCTTGTTGTTGGTTCTGATATGTTTAACACTCGCTCTCGCAGCTTCCTTCTTCATCTCGTATCGATACTACAAAAAGAAAGCTCAGTGTAAGAGTGCTTGGCGGTCGGAGTTTTATTACCCTCTCAGACTAACCGAGCAGGAGCTGATGAAAGCGGTGAATGAAAGCTCCCCTTCCGACCTATACGTCCTCAGTTTATCTACTGGGGAGCTAATAGCTGTGAGGAAGTTAGTGAACTCGAGGAACATATCATCAAAAGCCCTCAAAGCCGAAGTGAGAACCGTAGCGAAGATACGTCACAAGAACGTTATTCGAATCCTTGGTTTTTGTTTCACAGACGAGCTGATCTTCTTGATATACGAGCACGCGCAAAACGGTAGCTTGCACGATACGCTATCAAACCCTGGCGGTGGTGATCAGCTGCAGTGGGGGGTTAGGTTGAAGATAGCGTTAGGTGTTGCTCAAGCGTTGGCTTACATTAGCAAAGACTATGAGCCTCATTTGCTCCACAGGAATCTTAAGTCGAGAAACATTCTCTTGGATAAAGATTTTGAACCCAAGATTAGTGATTTTGCTCTTGACCATATCGTTGGAGAAGCTGCGTTTCAGACCTACTACTCCTGCTATACTGCACCAGGTACAGTGTCAACTGTCAAGTGATCATACTGATTGTGTGTGTGTCTGTATACTTCTACTGATTGTGTTTTTTTTTTCTTTGATTGTATTCAGAAAACAATTACAGCAAGAAAGCAACAGAAGAAATGGATGTTTACAGTTTTGGAGTTGTACTACTAGAGCTTGTCACGGGGCAGAGAGCAGAAGAAGGAGAGTCTCTTGACATAGTGAAGCAGGTGAGGAGGAAGATAAACTTGACGAATGGAGCTGCTCAGGTTCTTGACCAAAAGATCTTGTCTGACTCTTGCCAATCAGATATGCTGAAGACCTTAGACATTGCTCTCAACTGCATCGCCGTCGCTGCGGAGAAACGGCCTTCACTGCTTCAAGTTATCAAAGCGCTTGAGGGTATAATAATAAGCTCAGCTTCAACTGAAAAGCTTCCAGTTTCAGCATAAACAATAAAAGCCAAGAGAGAGACCATTTTATTCGCTCTAGTTTTTTTTTTTTACTAAAAAAAATCAAGATTGTATGTTTTGTTTGTGGAGTGTGTGTGTGTGTGAATGTACATCTTATGATGAGCTTTTGGTTTTAGATTTCTCCAAGGAGTCTGTATCTTTCGTTAGTGGGAGAGAAACTAAGGTTGTCCTTTTCTTCAACTCCTTTGATGATTTTGTAGTATGGAGGAGATCTTGATGTTTCTGTCTCTTCATTGTTGTTGTTGTTGTATACTATGTTTTGTATCATGGAAACCTTAAGGTTGTCACTGAACTCTGCAACCATATCTGTCAACTGTGCACTAGTTGGAAGATAGTACTGAACCGGATCGACTTGTCTAGGAAAGTTTCTAGTTGCCTCTCCTCCTGATGAGCTTCTACTCTCAGTTATGCTCTGAAAACACAAACAAAACAACATAGTTTTAGCAATAGTTCTTATCTAATCATTAAAGGACTGAAAAATCAACCTGCATGTTGAGCTCCTCAAGAACACTTCCTGGGACAGGGTATGGGCAGAACTCATCTGGTGTGAAGTTGCATAATATCCTTTTTATCAAACTCAAACCAATTGATGGGCAGACCTGCAAACACACACAAAAAAATATTAAACCAAGAGACTATTTATAATCACAAGCTTAAGAGTGTTAATAAGCATACATTACCTCATCTCTGGTGGAACTGTCTACAAGCATTTCTTTTGGTAGCATAAGGAGATCACTCAATTCATTAAGCAAGTGGAAGGGTTTAAATGTCTCATCTCCTCTTTCCGCAGAATGATCATCATCGATCTCAAAGATGTCTGTAAGTAATCTTGACCAGTATCCAACCTATATTAACCTTATGTTAGCTAGCATACATAGCTCATGGCGCTTGTAATGTACAACTTCATTATGTGAATACCGTGTTTTTTAGTTTAACGCCAGATTCAAAGCTCAAAACGCCTGCTGGAATTGGGAGAACTCTTGGGTCACAAATGGGATCAGAGTCAGGATCAGTTGGTATCTGATGAGCCGACTCACGGAGAATGGCATTGAACATAGCCACATCAAGTCTTGCTATGCATTGCTCCATAACCTTTAGTTAGACATAACATGTCAGCTAATTTCAAAAAACACCATTCCAATAGAAGAAGAAAAGGAAAAAGTTATGTACCATTCTTGTCAACACATGTAAACAACCACATGCTTCTTGAACAGGACACAGCCGTTGAAGAGCCTCCTCAAAAGCTTTTCTCCATAGGTTTACAGAAAAGCTCTCTTGTAACCTGTCACATGTTGCTGGCTCTGAAAAATTCCCCATCATTTCACACTTTGTGGAGCCTACTCCTTGAGGTTTCATATGAACCATCATTACCTAAAACAAAGAGTGGGAATATAAAGCTATTTAATATCTGCACCTAAAGCTATTTAATATGGCTTTTTGAGTTTTTACCTGTGACCATATGGAACCAACAGTTTTTGTGAATAAACATGATTCAACTCTTCTTAGTGCACCTATCAGAGTTCTAGCATCTGTCCAATCTTCTTCAAGCCAGTTTGATCCATTTAGATTTGTGCCACCAAACTCATATGAAATAATCTCTCTCAACATGACAGTGTTGGACAACCAGAAAGTTAACCTGATCCAAGGAATAGACAAAGCAACATAATAAGGTTAATCAGATCCTATAGAAAACTAAAATGTAATTTAATTACCTTGATACATCGCTTCCACATGACTTCAACACCAAGTAAAGACCAGATGCAATGTTTTTGGCAACTGAGATCAACTTGTTTTCACTCTGATTCTTTCTAGCAAGTGCGTAGAGTCTAGAAAGGTCACGTGCAGGTCTGTGCAGCTCGTGTTCCGAGCTCCCATGCTCTGGAAACACAGAGTAGAGCGACATCTCAAGAGTAGCCACCTCTCTCAGCTCTTCTTCAAGTTCCTCTATTCGAGACTCCAATGTCCCAATCTTTTGAGTCAAGACTTCATTTCCTTTGTCTTCCTTGTCCACAGGTGCTTCATTGTCATTGTCACTTTCTGTGTTATTATTCAACGCATCTTCAAACTTGTCATCTTCTTTTGCATCTTCAAAAGGAGTGTCATCAACCGCTTCAGGAGAGAAACTCTTCTTACTCTCAGAGCTGCTTCTATAAGAGGAGCTGCTTCTATAAGAGGAGAGATCAGACAAAGCTTTTGCCTGACTCTTACTGGATCTCACCGTCTTTCTAGCAGTGCCGTGGAAGGTGTTGGATCGAGATCTAACCGAACCGGCATTGGTTCGTCCCTTTGATGCTAAGGGTGTTATATCCTGAGAGCTTCTGCTTTTGGGAACCCTAGATTGCCTTTCTGACTTCTTCTTATCTTCAGGGGAAAACAGATCACCTCCTTGAGAAGAAGAGACAGAACCATCATTGTTTGTTTCGGTACCTGATTCGTCATTGTAATCCATCATCAGAGTCTCATCATTCCTTGGCTTCTCGTTGGCATCGTCCATGTAATGAAGGTTCAGGTTTTCATAGACTTCAGAAGACTCGGATCCAGTTGTTGAATCGTTTAGAGCGAGTGTAGAAGGATCAGAAGCAGTTGCATCTAGAACTCTTGAAACAAGCTGAGCAGCATTCAATGGTTTGACTCCATTGGCTTTGCTAGTGGGCTGCTGTTTCTGATCTTTCTTTGCCAAAGTGGAACTGGTTCTTGGCTTTGAGGTAGTTGAAGTTCTTGGCCTCTCGAATCTTTTCATCTCCTTCTTCTACCTGAAAATAAAACAAGAAATAATAACAACCATAACATTATTGGCAGCAGAAATCAAGAAAATGAATTGTCTTAAGACATTTTAGCCATTCATTTTAAAAAAGAATAATAATAATAAGAAGAACAGAATTTGATGAAGTCTTGAGAAGCAAGGCAAGAGAACATGACCACCGACTCAAATGTCAGACATTATTGTAGCTTGGTAATAACTCGTGACAGCAACACATGTTTCCACATTGACAAACAAACATTTCATTCATTCATGAGAATCACAATAGTTTCATGATTATCTAATTATATAAGAAACAATACAAAGTTAAATTACCAACTTGTGCAGACAGTAAGTAACACGACACAAGTAATGCATTACTAAGTAACGTACGAGCACGTCTTTATCTTATTATTTAATTAGTTAGAGACTAATAAAAAAAAAAAAGTCTCTTCCTCTCTCTCTTTCGACATTACAATGTCGGAAAAAGGATCGACGATGATCGGATTCAAATGAGATCGATCATGATGATGATAATGTAAATGAAAATCTGAAAGATGCATTGTATACAACAAACCTGAGACGTGAGATCCAAGTTGATGATGATCTGAAGAATCAGGATGATCCAGAAAAAAAAGAAGAGAAGAGGAAACTGGGGAGGAGGAGATGTAATTGTTTTTGTGGGAGTTTCTGCAGAGAATATAACAGTTTGTTGTGAGTTTGACTCTCGGGTTTATAAGAGGATTAACGTGTTGACAATTCTCTCTCTCTCTCTCTCGTTTTGGATCGGTCGGTGATTTGTTTAATCAATCGGATATAGAGGATCGGTTACACCTAGAGACAGATGCTACGTCGTGATCTTCCCACTTCCGTATTTTTTGTATCATTCAAATTTAATATTTCATCGATCCCAAAAAGGCTGAAAAAGCTAGTGAAACAAATAAATATGAACGAATAATGGTCCTTTTTTTTTGTAAAACAAATATGTGAAAATTGAGTGGTAAGTAAAAGTAAAATTTACAAAGGAAGCATTTATTTTATTACTGAAAGCGAAAATCTAAGCAACTTGTTCCTTCCAAATGTGGCAAAAACAAATCATGTGTTGGACATTTCTTGAATCACATGGATGTGTCTATCTATCTGCAAAGTGCTTAGACAAGTGAATTATGCCCGTGGGACCTTAATAATGTGTGATATCCTATGGATTACAAAGTTGGGAGAAGAGAAC
It encodes:
- the LOC106318497 gene encoding probably inactive leucine-rich repeat receptor-like protein kinase At5g06940 produces the protein MLLILTLVTHSHSNHSLSRSSSFSLMATPRFNHQFSISLALSCFFLTTFSFTEDVELTSLLRFKSSIDDPKNSLSAWSNTSSSSSHHCNWTGITCTRAPSLYVSSISLQSLNLSGEISDSVCNLPYLTHLDLSRNSFNQPIPLHLSACLTLETLNLSTNLIWGTIPDQISEFSSLKALDLSSNHVEGKLPEGLGSLLNLQVLNLGSNLLTGLVPNVIGKLRELLVLDLSENSYLVSEIPSSIGKLDKLEHLLLHRSGFHGGIPTSFAGLTSLKVLDLCLNNLTGEITRSLGTSSLKSLVSLDVSQNKLTGSFPGGVCSGKSLVSLSLHSNLFQGSLPSSIGECLSLERLQVQENGFSGEFPVKLWSSPKIKIIRAGDNRFTGQVPESISLASSLEQVEIDNNSFSGEIPHGLGLIKNLYKFSASENKFDGELPTNFCDSPSLSIVNISHNTLSGKIPEIKNCKKLVSLSLAGNGFTGEIPKSLAELHVLTYLDLSANKLTGSIPRELQSLKLALFNVSYNKLSGEVPPSLVSGLPASFLQGNPGLCGPGLPRSSCSSGRSSFRIALLLVLICLTLALAASFFISYRYYKKKAQCKSAWRSEFYYPLRLTEQELMKAVNESSPSDLYVLSLSTGELIAVRKLVNSRNISSKALKAEVRTVAKIRHKNVIRILGFCFTDELIFLIYEHAQNGSLHDTLSNPGGGDQLQWGVRLKIALGVAQALAYISKDYEPHLLHRNLKSRNILLDKDFEPKISDFALDHIVGEAAFQTYYSCYTAPENNYSKKATEEMDVYSFGVVLLELVTGQRAEEGESLDIVKQVRRKINLTNGAAQVLDQKILSDSCQSDMLKTLDIALNCIAVAAEKRPSLLQVIKALEGIIISSASTEKLPVSA
- the LOC106318498 gene encoding uncharacterized protein LOC106318498, producing MKRFERPRTSTTSKPRTSSTLAKKDQKQQPTSKANGVKPLNAAQLVSRVLDATASDPSTLALNDSTTGSESSEVYENLNLHYMDDANEKPRNDETLMMDYNDESGTETNNDGSVSSSQGGDLFSPEDKKKSERQSRVPKSRSSQDITPLASKGRTNAGSVRSRSNTFHGTARKTVRSSKSQAKALSDLSSYRSSSSYRSSSESKKSFSPEAVDDTPFEDAKEDDKFEDALNNNTESDNDNEAPVDKEDKGNEVLTQKIGTLESRIEELEEELREVATLEMSLYSVFPEHGSSEHELHRPARDLSRLYALARKNQSENKLISVAKNIASGLYLVLKSCGSDVSRLTFWLSNTVMLREIISYEFGGTNLNGSNWLEEDWTDARTLIGALRRVESCLFTKTVGSIWSQVMMVHMKPQGVGSTKCEMMGNFSEPATCDRLQESFSVNLWRKAFEEALQRLCPVQEACGCLHVLTRMVMEQCIARLDVAMFNAILRESAHQIPTDPDSDPICDPRVLPIPAGVLSFESGVKLKNTVGYWSRLLTDIFEIDDDHSAERGDETFKPFHLLNELSDLLMLPKEMLVDSSTRDEVCPSIGLSLIKRILCNFTPDEFCPYPVPGSVLEELNMQSITESRSSSGGEATRNFPRQVDPVQYYLPTSAQLTDMVAEFSDNLKVSMIQNIVYNNNNNEETETSRSPPYYKIIKGVEEKDNLSFSPTNERYRLLGEI